A region of Streptomyces sp. NBC_01267 DNA encodes the following proteins:
- a CDS encoding acetaldehyde dehydrogenase (acetylating), with protein MTTKKATAAIVGSGNIGTDLLHKLLRSPHIEPRWMIGVDPDSEGLARAGAFGLDASHQGVDWLLAREEKPDLVFEATSAQVHRANAPRYRELGIKAVDLTPAAIGPAVIPPANLTAHLDADNVNMITCGGQATIPMVYAVSRVVPVAYAEIVASVASVSAGPGTRANIDEFTRTTARGIEEIGGAERGKAIIILNPADPPVIMRDTVFCAIPEDADRDAIAVSIKQMAADVASYVPGYRLRAEPQFDDPSDGNGGMARVAIFLEVEGAGDFLPPYAGNLDIMTAAATKVGEEFAKVITRQRTGRRETGQRESDQKESNQ; from the coding sequence ATGACCACGAAAAAGGCAACGGCCGCCATCGTCGGTTCCGGGAACATCGGCACCGACCTGCTCCACAAGCTCCTGCGCTCGCCGCACATCGAACCGCGCTGGATGATCGGCGTCGACCCGGACAGCGAAGGCCTCGCACGGGCCGGAGCGTTCGGGCTCGACGCCAGTCACCAAGGCGTCGACTGGCTGCTCGCCCGGGAGGAGAAGCCGGACCTGGTGTTCGAGGCGACCAGCGCCCAGGTCCACCGGGCGAACGCACCCCGCTACCGCGAACTCGGCATCAAAGCCGTCGACCTCACTCCGGCCGCGATCGGGCCCGCCGTCATCCCACCGGCGAATCTCACCGCACACCTCGACGCCGACAACGTCAACATGATCACGTGCGGCGGCCAGGCCACCATTCCCATGGTGTACGCGGTCTCGCGCGTCGTCCCGGTCGCGTACGCGGAAATCGTCGCCTCCGTGGCTTCGGTCTCGGCCGGACCCGGAACCCGGGCGAACATCGACGAGTTCACCCGGACCACCGCCCGGGGCATCGAGGAGATCGGCGGTGCCGAGCGCGGCAAGGCGATCATCATCCTCAACCCCGCCGACCCGCCGGTGATCATGCGGGACACGGTCTTCTGTGCGATTCCCGAGGACGCCGACCGTGACGCCATCGCCGTATCGATCAAGCAGATGGCCGCCGACGTGGCCTCGTACGTGCCCGGCTACCGGCTGCGCGCCGAGCCGCAGTTCGACGATCCGTCCGACGGGAACGGCGGGATGGCCAGGGTCGCGATCTTCCTGGAAGTGGAGGGCGCGGGAGACTTCCTGCCGCCCTACGCCGGAAATCTCGACATCATGACCGCCGCCGCCACCAAGGTCGGCGAGGAGTTCGCGAAGGTGATCACCCGGCAGCGGACCGGCCGGAGAGAGACCGGCCAGAGGGAGAGCGACCAGAAGGAGAGCAACCAGTGA
- a CDS encoding Rieske 2Fe-2S domain-containing protein: MTALDEEARVIEAAALPTRFARGWHCLGLADAFKDGEPHGIEAFGTELVVFQGADDGELHVLNAYCPHMGGNLARGTVKGDAVACPFHDWRWAGNGRCAGIPYARRVPPRARTRAWTTLERNKQLYVWHDPEGNPPPPGVTIPELDGIHGPDAGQWSDWSWNALRVENSNCREIVDNVVDMAHFYYVHFAFPNYFKNVFDGHVATQYMESSPRGDIDLGTLSTPLRSDASYHGPSYMIDRLWTEVAPGLEMEAVLINCHYPIDSNSFMLMYGALVKKLPGMSDTEAAAAAQLTSDGLRVGFEQDVEIWQNKTRIDNPLLTEEDGPVYQLRRWYEQFYVDAAAVTDEMVRRFEFEIDTTRANEAWRAEVEENLARRKGEA, encoded by the coding sequence ATGACCGCACTCGACGAAGAGGCCCGTGTCATCGAGGCAGCCGCTCTGCCCACCCGCTTCGCGCGCGGCTGGCACTGTCTCGGCCTCGCCGACGCCTTCAAGGACGGCGAGCCGCACGGGATCGAGGCCTTCGGCACCGAACTCGTCGTGTTCCAGGGCGCCGACGACGGCGAACTGCACGTCCTCAACGCCTACTGCCCGCACATGGGCGGCAATCTGGCCCGCGGCACCGTCAAGGGTGACGCCGTCGCCTGCCCCTTCCACGACTGGCGCTGGGCGGGCAACGGCCGCTGCGCCGGGATCCCTTACGCCCGCCGCGTCCCGCCGCGCGCCAGGACCCGTGCCTGGACCACGCTGGAGCGCAACAAGCAGCTGTACGTGTGGCACGACCCCGAGGGCAACCCGCCGCCGCCCGGCGTCACCATCCCCGAACTCGACGGCATCCACGGCCCCGACGCCGGGCAGTGGTCCGACTGGTCCTGGAACGCCCTGCGGGTGGAGAACTCCAACTGCCGCGAGATAGTCGACAACGTCGTGGACATGGCGCACTTCTACTACGTCCACTTCGCGTTCCCGAACTACTTCAAGAACGTCTTCGACGGCCATGTCGCCACCCAGTACATGGAGTCCAGCCCGCGCGGCGACATCGACCTCGGCACTCTCTCCACGCCGCTGCGCTCCGACGCCTCGTACCACGGACCCTCGTACATGATCGACAGACTGTGGACGGAGGTCGCCCCCGGCCTGGAGATGGAGGCCGTACTGATCAACTGCCACTACCCGATCGACTCCAACAGCTTCATGCTGATGTACGGCGCCCTCGTCAAGAAGCTCCCCGGGATGAGCGACACCGAGGCGGCTGCCGCCGCGCAGCTGACCTCCGACGGCCTCCGGGTGGGCTTCGAGCAGGACGTCGAGATCTGGCAGAACAAGACCCGGATCGACAATCCGCTGCTCACCGAGGAAGACGGACCGGTCTACCAGCTCCGCCGCTGGTACGAGCAGTTCTACGTGGACGCCGCCGCCGTGACCGACGAGATGGTCCGGCGCTTCGAGTTCGAGATCGACACCACCCGGGCCAACGAGGCCTGGCGCGCCGAGGTCGAGGAGAATCTGGCCCGCCGCAAGGGCGAGGCCTGA
- a CDS encoding SDR family NAD(P)-dependent oxidoreductase produces the protein MNRYEGRRVLITGGGSGIGQATVHRILDEGGRVVAVDVDEAGLRTTADRAAADGHADRLTTALLDISDEASVKAGVAAAVETLGGMDVLVNAAGILRSGHTATTTLDFWNKVIGVNLTGTFLMIRESLPALLAGEKPVVVNFSSTSASFAHPYMSAYAASKGGIQAMTHSIASEYSKQGLRAVSVAPGSIASGMTSGKGPGLPEDTDWSLFAKLSPAIGEGYAGPEAVASVVAMLGSQDGAFITGTEIRIDGGTHF, from the coding sequence ATGAACCGCTACGAAGGCCGCCGCGTACTGATCACCGGCGGCGGCTCGGGCATCGGCCAGGCCACCGTGCACCGCATCCTCGACGAGGGCGGTCGCGTCGTGGCCGTCGATGTCGACGAGGCCGGACTCAGGACCACGGCCGACCGCGCCGCTGCCGACGGTCACGCGGACCGCCTCACCACCGCCCTGCTCGACATCTCCGACGAGGCGTCGGTCAAGGCCGGTGTGGCCGCCGCCGTCGAGACCCTCGGCGGAATGGACGTACTGGTCAACGCGGCAGGCATCCTCCGCTCCGGGCACACCGCCACGACGACCCTCGACTTCTGGAACAAGGTCATCGGGGTCAACCTGACCGGCACCTTCCTGATGATCCGCGAATCGCTCCCGGCGCTGCTGGCGGGCGAGAAGCCGGTCGTCGTCAACTTCAGCTCGACCTCGGCGAGCTTCGCGCACCCCTACATGTCGGCGTACGCGGCGTCGAAGGGCGGCATCCAGGCCATGACCCACAGCATCGCGAGCGAGTACAGCAAGCAGGGGCTGCGCGCCGTCTCGGTCGCGCCCGGCTCCATCGCCTCCGGCATGACCAGCGGCAAGGGGCCGGGCCTGCCGGAGGACACCGACTGGAGCCTGTTCGCGAAGCTCTCACCGGCCATCGGCGAGGGCTACGCGGGCCCGGAGGCCGTCGCGAGTGTCGTCGCCATGCTCGGCTCGCAGGACGGCGCGTTCATCACCGGCACGGAGATCCGCATAGACGGCGGAACGCACTTCTGA
- a CDS encoding IclR family transcriptional regulator: protein MSEQRRKTSGDHTQTWGFVVPALAATAERSPLSLLEKAARVLSTFAGPEPRLSLTEVVRRSGLPRSSTHRILDQLVQLRWLDRDGRDYRLGMGMLELGALASHHNRLRRAALPHLHALHETTGHVVHLAVLDAGEVVCLERIGGSDDAQLPPRVGARMPAYCTAAGKAMLAFGTQADVTGVLAGELPARTPRTVVRPAVLRSELAATRERGIAYDREESWRGVCCVAAPLRGAGRAVAAISVTRRSSHQGVEQHGPAVRACAGTIWRELYGPGRAVRERTRGVRDPDISEGAMSSMMGWLRFSEWM from the coding sequence GTGTCCGAGCAACGCCGGAAAACGTCCGGTGACCACACGCAGACCTGGGGGTTTGTCGTGCCCGCACTGGCCGCCACCGCCGAGCGATCACCGCTCTCGCTGCTCGAGAAGGCCGCACGCGTCCTGAGTACGTTCGCCGGCCCCGAGCCCCGGCTCTCCCTCACCGAGGTCGTACGCCGCTCGGGGCTGCCCCGCTCCTCCACCCACCGCATCCTCGACCAGCTGGTGCAGTTGCGCTGGCTGGACCGGGACGGGCGGGACTACCGGCTGGGCATGGGCATGCTGGAGTTGGGGGCGCTCGCCTCGCACCACAACCGGCTGCGCCGCGCCGCGCTCCCGCATCTGCACGCCCTGCACGAGACGACCGGCCACGTGGTGCATCTCGCGGTGCTCGACGCGGGCGAGGTCGTCTGTCTGGAGCGCATCGGCGGATCCGACGACGCGCAGTTGCCGCCCCGGGTGGGCGCCAGAATGCCCGCGTACTGCACGGCGGCGGGCAAGGCGATGCTCGCCTTCGGCACCCAGGCCGACGTCACCGGTGTCCTGGCCGGCGAGCTGCCCGCCCGTACGCCCCGCACCGTGGTCCGCCCCGCCGTCCTGCGCAGTGAACTCGCCGCGACCCGCGAACGCGGGATCGCCTACGACCGTGAGGAGAGCTGGCGCGGCGTCTGCTGTGTCGCCGCGCCGCTGCGCGGGGCCGGGCGGGCCGTGGCCGCGATCTCGGTCACCCGCCGCAGCTCCCATCAGGGCGTCGAGCAGCACGGTCCGGCCGTCCGGGCCTGCGCCGGCACCATCTGGCGTGAGCTGTACGGCCCCGGCCGGGCGGTCCGTGAGCGGACGCGCGGCGTCCGGGACCCGGACATCTCCGAAGGGGCCATGAGCAGCATGATGGGCTGGCTCCGCTTCAGCGAATGGATGTGA
- the dmpG gene encoding 4-hydroxy-2-oxovalerate aldolase, translated as MKAYSGTLDIRVTDSSLRDGSHAKRHQFTPADVRSVVAALDDAGVPVIEVTHGDGLGGSSFNYGFSRTPEQELITVAVETARRARIAFLMLPGLGVKDDIKRAQANGAAICRIATHCTEADISVQHFGLARELGLETVGFLMMAHSTPPGELARQARIMADAGCQCVYVVDSAGAMVMDDVTDRVAALTAELGDDAQVGFHGHENLALGVGNSVAAIRAGASQIDGSTRRLGAGAGNTPVEALAAVCDRMGIRTGIDVIKIIDAAEDVVRPVMDEECTLDRLALMMGHAGVYSSFLKHAYRQAGRYGVPGADILLRAGERRLVGGQEDQLIDIAVELAAQQRTKQMRQMKQTEQGSQGR; from the coding sequence GTGAAGGCGTACAGCGGGACGCTCGACATCAGAGTGACCGACTCCTCGCTGCGTGACGGTTCGCACGCGAAGCGGCACCAGTTCACCCCGGCCGACGTACGGTCGGTGGTCGCCGCCCTCGACGACGCGGGTGTTCCCGTCATCGAGGTGACCCACGGCGACGGGCTCGGTGGGTCCTCGTTCAACTACGGGTTCTCCAGGACACCCGAGCAGGAACTCATCACCGTGGCGGTCGAGACGGCCCGGCGGGCCAGGATCGCGTTCCTGATGCTGCCGGGTCTCGGCGTGAAGGACGACATCAAGCGGGCGCAGGCGAACGGGGCCGCCATCTGCCGCATCGCCACCCACTGCACCGAGGCGGACATCTCCGTCCAGCACTTCGGACTCGCCCGCGAACTCGGCCTGGAGACCGTCGGCTTCCTGATGATGGCCCACTCCACACCGCCCGGAGAGCTGGCCCGGCAGGCCCGGATCATGGCGGACGCCGGCTGCCAGTGCGTGTACGTCGTCGACTCGGCCGGCGCCATGGTCATGGACGACGTCACGGACCGGGTGGCCGCGCTGACCGCCGAGCTCGGCGACGACGCCCAGGTCGGCTTCCACGGCCACGAGAACCTCGCCCTGGGCGTGGGCAATTCGGTCGCCGCGATCCGGGCGGGCGCCAGCCAGATCGACGGCTCGACCCGCCGGCTCGGCGCGGGCGCGGGCAACACGCCCGTCGAGGCCCTGGCCGCGGTCTGCGACCGCATGGGCATCCGTACCGGCATCGACGTCATCAAGATCATCGATGCGGCCGAGGACGTCGTACGGCCCGTCATGGACGAGGAATGCACGCTCGACCGGCTCGCTCTGATGATGGGCCACGCCGGCGTGTACTCCAGCTTCCTCAAGCACGCCTACCGGCAGGCCGGCCGCTACGGGGTACCGGGCGCCGACATCCTCCTCCGCGCGGGCGAACGCCGCCTCGTCGGCGGGCAGGAGGACCAGCTCATCGACATCGCCGTCGAACTCGCGGCGCAGCAAAGGACGAAACAGATGAGGCAGATGAAGCAGACGGAGCAAGGGAGTCAAGGACGATGA
- a CDS encoding 2-keto-4-pentenoate hydratase has protein sequence MLDDRRRQDAAELLRSAEHRRTPVAPLVDTFTGIGTEDAYGIQLINIRRRIAGGARISGHKVGLSSPVMQQMMGVDEPDYGHLLDDMELYADRPVSVTRYCAPRIEVEVGFVLGADLPGEGCTERDVLDATAQVVPALELIDSRIADWRISIADTIADNASSAGYVIGEGRDPRELDLRSIEARLSADGELIAEGRSDAVLGDPAASVSWLARTVARFGVPLKKGQLVLPGSCTRAADVTAGETFTADFAGLGSVSLSFC, from the coding sequence ATGCTCGACGACCGCCGCAGGCAGGACGCAGCCGAACTGCTGCGTTCCGCCGAGCACCGCAGGACGCCTGTCGCTCCGCTCGTCGATACCTTCACCGGGATCGGTACCGAGGACGCGTACGGGATCCAGCTGATCAACATCCGGCGACGGATCGCCGGAGGGGCAAGGATCAGCGGGCACAAAGTAGGGCTCTCCTCACCCGTCATGCAGCAGATGATGGGGGTCGACGAACCCGACTACGGTCACCTCCTCGATGACATGGAGTTGTACGCGGACCGGCCCGTGTCCGTCACCCGGTACTGCGCACCCAGGATCGAGGTCGAGGTCGGCTTCGTGCTCGGTGCCGATCTGCCGGGCGAGGGCTGCACCGAGCGGGACGTGCTGGACGCGACCGCACAGGTCGTACCCGCCCTGGAGCTGATCGACAGCCGGATCGCCGACTGGCGCATCTCCATCGCCGACACGATCGCCGACAACGCCTCGTCGGCCGGCTATGTCATCGGCGAGGGACGTGACCCGCGCGAACTGGACCTCAGGAGCATCGAGGCCCGGCTGAGCGCCGACGGTGAGCTCATCGCCGAAGGGCGCAGCGACGCCGTCCTCGGTGACCCCGCGGCCTCCGTCAGCTGGCTGGCCCGGACCGTCGCCCGGTTCGGGGTGCCGCTGAAGAAGGGGCAGCTGGTGCTGCCCGGCTCCTGCACCCGGGCGGCGGACGTCACCGCGGGAGAGACGTTCACCGCCGATTTCGCCGGGCTCGGCTCCGTATCCCTCTCGTTCTGTTGA
- a CDS encoding ferredoxin--NADP reductase codes for MAEVRMRVAGVVRETADAVSLVLAPEPGTELAYRPGQFLTLRVPGGAARCYSLASSPHTGEPPRITVKKIPGGRGSAWVCERVAVGDEIQALPPAGTFTPDDLDRDLLLVAGGSGITPVLSIAKSALTAGRANVTLLYANRDPDAVIFREELHGLATAHPGRFTVVHWLECLQGLPTTDQLAAVLAPYAGRDVFLCGPVPLMDAAEQAIGRAGGSSIHRERYFSLADDVFGAPVRDPGDGAHTAQVELDGAWHEIPWGAGTPLLDAMLAAGLDAPYSCREGACSACCCRVTDGETALLRNEVLDPEDLADGYILACQAVPLTDRVTVSYE; via the coding sequence GTGGCTGAGGTGCGCATGCGGGTCGCCGGGGTCGTACGGGAGACGGCCGACGCGGTCTCCCTGGTACTGGCTCCGGAGCCGGGCACGGAACTCGCCTACCGGCCGGGCCAGTTCCTGACCCTGCGGGTGCCGGGCGGCGCGGCCCGCTGCTACTCGCTCGCCAGCTCCCCGCACACCGGGGAACCGCCACGGATCACCGTCAAGAAGATCCCCGGCGGGCGCGGCTCCGCCTGGGTGTGCGAGCGGGTGGCGGTGGGTGACGAGATCCAGGCACTGCCCCCGGCCGGCACCTTCACCCCGGACGATCTCGACCGCGACCTGCTGCTCGTGGCGGGCGGCAGCGGCATCACGCCGGTGCTGTCCATCGCCAAGTCGGCACTGACCGCGGGCCGGGCGAACGTCACCCTGCTGTACGCCAACCGCGACCCGGACGCCGTCATCTTCCGCGAGGAACTCCACGGCCTCGCGACGGCCCACCCCGGCCGGTTCACGGTCGTGCACTGGCTGGAATGCCTGCAAGGGCTGCCCACCACGGATCAGTTGGCGGCCGTCCTCGCCCCGTACGCCGGCCGCGACGTGTTTCTCTGCGGCCCGGTCCCGCTGATGGACGCCGCCGAGCAGGCGATCGGCCGGGCCGGGGGCAGCAGCATTCACCGGGAACGGTACTTCTCCCTCGCCGACGACGTGTTCGGCGCACCGGTGCGCGACCCGGGCGACGGCGCGCACACCGCGCAGGTCGAACTCGACGGCGCGTGGCACGAAATCCCCTGGGGCGCCGGCACCCCGCTGCTCGACGCGATGCTCGCCGCCGGTCTCGACGCTCCGTACTCCTGCCGCGAGGGCGCGTGCAGCGCCTGCTGCTGCCGGGTGACCGACGGCGAGACCGCGCTGCTCCGCAACGAGGTACTCGACCCGGAGGACCTCGCCGACGGCTACATCCTGGCCTGCCAGGCCGTGCCGTTGACCGACCGCGTCACGGTCTCCTACGAGTAG
- a CDS encoding tyrosine-protein phosphatase, which yields MTHHTVRTIGTCALTLCCVLSAGVCTLSAGVATAATAPPGHHQQQHQPAAGRQVLLDGAVNVRDLGGYRSHDGRTVRHGLVFRADALNQLTATGRTRLAGLGMREVVDFRTSTEVARDGADRLPEGLAVTARPVDDSGLSAEVDAVIATRDPVAQRKALGGGAAEALMRGLYRGFVSDPGSSARFAATLRDLARHDSGPLLFHCSSGKDRTGWMSYLLLRILGVPQRTAEADYLASNTYRSAADAQTRAGLRSAGLMQDPGLLIPVQEVRPAYLDAALDQVRRDYGSLDHYLTRGLGLDHRTLAALQARLLH from the coding sequence ATGACGCATCACACCGTCCGGACCATCGGCACCTGTGCGCTCACCCTCTGCTGCGTCCTGTCGGCCGGGGTCTGCACCCTGTCGGCAGGGGTCGCCACGGCGGCGACCGCGCCGCCCGGCCACCACCAGCAGCAGCACCAGCCGGCAGCCGGCCGTCAGGTGCTGCTCGACGGCGCGGTCAACGTGCGCGATCTGGGCGGGTACCGCAGCCATGACGGGCGCACCGTGCGCCACGGCCTGGTCTTCCGTGCCGACGCCCTGAACCAGCTCACCGCTACCGGCCGCACCCGGCTCGCCGGCCTCGGGATGCGTGAGGTCGTGGACTTCCGGACGTCCACGGAGGTGGCGCGGGACGGCGCCGACCGGCTGCCCGAGGGGCTCGCCGTGACCGCCCGACCGGTCGATGACAGCGGGCTCTCCGCCGAGGTCGACGCCGTCATCGCGACCCGCGATCCGGTGGCGCAGCGTAAGGCGCTCGGTGGTGGTGCGGCCGAGGCCCTGATGCGCGGTCTCTACCGTGGCTTCGTCAGCGACCCGGGCAGCAGCGCCCGGTTCGCCGCCACACTGCGCGACCTCGCGCGCCACGACTCCGGCCCGCTGCTCTTCCACTGCTCGTCGGGCAAGGACCGTACGGGCTGGATGAGTTACCTCCTCCTACGGATCCTCGGCGTACCGCAGCGCACCGCCGAGGCCGACTACCTGGCGTCCAACACGTACCGGTCCGCCGCCGACGCGCAGACCCGGGCGGGGCTCAGGTCAGCGGGGCTCATGCAGGATCCCGGCCTCCTCATCCCGGTCCAGGAGGTACGGCCCGCCTATCTCGACGCCGCCCTCGATCAGGTGCGGCGGGACTACGGCAGCCTGGACCACTACCTCACCCGGGGGCTGGGCCTGGACCACCGCACGCTCGCAGCGCTCCAGGCCCGTCTCCTGCACTGA